The genomic interval TTATTTTGAATTTGCTCTTATTCCAATTTCGTTTCTTCATCTCATCAGTTGCGGGTTCTTTTGGAGACAGGAATGCATCAAATCGCTTTGCCTCTAACATATCAAAGAGATTGCTAATATCTTTTGGTGATGTAACTAGATTATATTTTTGTTCGATTAAAAATGTTTCTGGTCCTGTTCCTAATTTTGCAGCAACTTCAGCTTTTTCTTTAAACTCTTTTAAATTAGGATTAAAAGAAGAATTACTTTTTAAGTACCAATACCATTTATAACTTTCTATTTTTTTAGTTGGAACTGCGTAGCTATTTCGTTCATTAGTTATTCCTGCTGAAAAAAAAGCTTGTGCTTGACCTAATTTAACTTCTTCTTGTGCTCTTTTCCATGGTAAAACTTTAATTTGATAATTCAAGTTCATTTTTTTTAAAACACATTCTACAACCTTCGTAGCGGAGCCTTGTAATTTATTTCCTTGAAAATATTGATATGGAGGCCATTCTTGAGT from Fluviispira vulneris carries:
- a CDS encoding substrate-binding periplasmic protein; amino-acid sequence: TQEWPPYQYFQGNKLQGSATKVVECVLKKMNLNYQIKVLPWKRAQEEVKLGQAQAFFSAGITNERNSYAVPTKKIESYKWYWYLKSNSSFNPNLKEFKEKAEVAAKLGTGPETFLIEQKYNLVTSPKDISNLFDMLEAKRFDAFLSPKEPATDEMKKRNWNKSKFKIIFHSENPLVFYFSKKFISNNKNVVNQFNSFIKECSNIIP